A single region of the Egibacteraceae bacterium genome encodes:
- a CDS encoding helix-turn-helix domain-containing protein has translation MPSAKSYGRLHEQVAARPGAAARLAALRDETLTEIGLYELRKALERSQTELAVELNISQSAVSQLERADDLKVSTLRNYLAHLGARLQLVALFEEDDEQRSVPIHIGGPAATEPEFPG, from the coding sequence ATGCCTTCCGCCAAGAGCTACGGCCGCCTGCACGAGCAGGTTGCCGCCCGACCCGGCGCCGCCGCCCGGCTGGCCGCCCTGCGTGACGAGACCCTGACCGAGATCGGCCTGTACGAGCTTCGTAAGGCGCTGGAGCGGTCCCAAACGGAACTGGCCGTCGAACTCAACATCAGCCAGTCGGCGGTCTCCCAACTCGAGCGCGCCGACGACCTCAAAGTGTCGACGCTGCGAAACTACCTTGCTCACCTTGGCGCGCGACTCCAGCTCGTAGCCTTATTCGAGGAAGACGACGAGCAGCGCAGTGTGCCCATCCACATCGGCGGCCCAGCAGCCACCGAGCCCGAGTTTCCTGGATAG
- a CDS encoding type II toxin-antitoxin system RelE/ParE family toxin, with protein sequence MWEVEHTDEFEDWWIDLTPEQQEAVDDRVMLLAEHGPGLKRPVVGDIEGSGHANMKELRASKGGALRVLFAFDPRRHAILLLGGDKSGQWNEWYRSAIPQADDLYDIHLQELHDKGLIDD encoded by the coding sequence ATGTGGGAGGTCGAGCACACCGACGAGTTCGAGGACTGGTGGATCGACCTCACACCAGAGCAACAAGAGGCCGTCGACGATCGAGTGATGCTGCTGGCCGAGCACGGGCCCGGCCTCAAGCGACCGGTGGTGGGCGACATCGAAGGTTCCGGGCACGCCAACATGAAGGAACTGCGAGCTTCAAAGGGCGGTGCGCTCCGGGTGTTGTTTGCCTTCGACCCTCGACGCCACGCCATCCTGCTGCTAGGCGGCGACAAGTCCGGCCAGTGGAACGAGTGGTACCGGTCGGCGATCCCCCAGGCTGATGACCTCTACGACATCCACCTCCAGGAGTTGCACGACAAAGGACTCATCGACGACTGA
- a CDS encoding metal-sensitive transcriptional regulator: protein MEQEMELPEDVLTDAIRRLRRIEGQVAGIARMVEAERECRDVITQISAASRALDQVGFKLLATGLRHCAADEQAAKKAGYNADELERLFLKLA, encoded by the coding sequence ATGGAGCAGGAGATGGAACTGCCGGAGGATGTTCTCACCGACGCGATCAGGCGTCTGCGCCGCATCGAGGGGCAGGTCGCCGGCATTGCGCGGATGGTGGAGGCCGAACGCGAGTGTCGGGACGTGATCACACAGATCTCGGCCGCCTCGCGGGCGCTCGACCAGGTCGGGTTCAAGCTGTTGGCGACGGGGTTGCGGCACTGCGCGGCGGACGAGCAGGCGGCGAAGAAGGCGGGATACAACGCCGACGAGCTCGAGCGGCTTTTCCTCAAGCTCGCTTGA